The proteins below come from a single Loxodonta africana isolate mLoxAfr1 chromosome 20, mLoxAfr1.hap2, whole genome shotgun sequence genomic window:
- the LOC111750678 gene encoding keratin-associated protein 20-2-like, giving the protein MSFYRNYYGGLGYGYGSLAYGYGCGYGSGYGSGYGGYGYPCYHPCCYGRYWSSGFF; this is encoded by the coding sequence ATGAGTTTCTACAGAAACTACTATGGTGGCCTTGGTTATGGCTATGGCAGCCTGGCCTATGGCTATGGCTGTGGCTATGGGAGTGGCTATGGCTCTGGATATGGTGGCTATGGATATCCCTGTTATCACCCATGCTGCTACGGAAGATACTGGTCTTCTGGCTTCTTCTGA